A single genomic interval of Corylus avellana chromosome ca10, CavTom2PMs-1.0 harbors:
- the LOC132164199 gene encoding lysM domain receptor-like kinase 3, whose translation MVGRCIVTLVYGINAPRYDTRYGVDDESEGCGEMDVKIIIIIAHNNFLNTHVRMYKFWASSSADPPTSNITGGSLYTSGTGTSTSSRTSLSSLRQSLPENPHIYDYSELCSATINFLARTYTSTSSTRSWRCTLRGKDAIIFQRKFRRKIQMHQLKQRLAVICRSHHLSLVKLLGASISGDHIFLVYDFVDGANLATCLRNPRNPNFSVLSAWMSRMKIATDLAHGLDYIHNSTGLNMSLVHNHIKSSSILVTEPSFNAKICHFGNAQLCGEIDENGAPEDSATGGSSPRYKGEIQEVSETTPSKLRRSDSRKLQFEGVKGYMSPEFQSTGVATQKSDVYAFGVVILELLSGEEPFKYKYDKAKGDLVRTTVIEAARAAIDGDGDDGGLRRWVDRKLKDSFPVEVAGKLTRLALDCVHVEPDMRPNMGRVAGKISKLYLESSTWSDSVTMPTDISVSLAPR comes from the coding sequence atggtgggTAGATGCATTGTAACACTCGTCTATGGGATAAATGCGCCAAGATATGATACCCGTTATGGCGTTGATGATGAAAGTGAGGGTTGTGGTGAGATGgatgtgaaaattattattataattgcccacaacaattttttaaatactcATGTTAGAATGTATAAATTTTGGGCCTCCTCCTCCGCCGACCCTCCCACCTCCAACATCACCGGCGGTTCACTCTACACCTCCGGGACCGGAACCTCCACCTCCAGCCGCACCTCCCTTTCCAGCCTCCGCCAGTCGCTCCCCGAGAACCCCCACATCTACGACTACTCCGAGCTCTGCTCCGCCACCATCAACTTCCTCGCCAGAACCTACacctccacctcctccaccCGCTCCTGGCGCTGCACTCTCCGGGGCAAAGACGCTATCATTTTCCAGCGCAAGTTCCGCCGCAAGATCCAGATGCACCAGCTCAAGCAACGCCTTGCTGTTATCTGCCGTAGCCACCACCTCAGCCTGGTGAAGCTCCTCGGCGCTTCCATCTCCGGCGACCACATTTTCCTCGTCTACGACTTCGTTGATGGTGCAAACCTAGCGACCTGTTTGCGGAACCCTAGGAACCCCAACTTCTCGGTGCTCTCCGCGTGGATGTCCAGAATGAAAATCGCCACGGATTTGGCGCACGGCCTCGACTACATTCACAACAGCACCGGCCTGAACATGAGCTTAGTGCACAACCACATTAAGAGCAGCAGCATCCTGGTCACCGAGCCTTCCTTCAACGCCAAGATTTGCCACTTCGGCAACGCTCAACTCTGCGGCGAGATCGACGAAAACGGAGCTCCTGAAGATTCTGCTACGGGCGGTTCGAGTCCGAGATACAAGGGCGAAATTCAAGAGGTATCCGAAACGACGCCGTCGAAATTGAGGCGGTCGGACAGTCGAAAATTGCAATTCGAAGGTGTGAAGGGGTACATGTCCCCGGAATTTCAATCAACGGGCGTGGCAACGCAAAAGAGCGACGTCTACGCGTTTGGTGTCGTAATCTTGGAGCTCCTGTCCGGAGAGGAGCCTTTCAAGTACAAATACGATAAGGCCAAGGGTGACCTCGTTCGGACCACGGTGATCGAGGCAGCGAGAGCAGCAATTGACGGCGACGGCGACGATGGGGGGCTCAGAAGGTGGGTGGATCGGAAGTTGAAGGACTCGTTTCCGGTGGAGGTGGCAGGGAAGCTGACACGCCTAGCGCTGGATTGCGTACACGTGGAGCCTGATATGCGGCCCAACATGGGACGCGTGGCGGGGAAGATTTCTAAGCTTTATTTGGAGTCCAGTACTTGGTCCGACAGTGTCACAATGCCAACCGATATTTCGGTCTCTTTGGCACCCAGATGA